A window of Deltaproteobacteria bacterium contains these coding sequences:
- the ilvD gene encoding dihydroxy-acid dehydratase has product MRSDRMKKGLERAPHRALFKAIGYTDEELRRPLIGVANSFNEIIPGHVHLRQITDAVKAGIRMAGGTPVEFGGIGVCDGIAMNHQGMRYSLASRELIADSVELMAQAHPFDGLALVTNCDKITPGMLMAMLRLNIPAIAVTGGPMLTGDWKGQKVNLISVFEGIGQVKAGSMSEAELKEIENESCPTCGSCSGMFTANSMNCLSEALGLALPGSGTVPAISAARIRLAKEAGVQAVRLVEMELRPRDIATLPAFKNAIAVDMALGCSTNTVLHVPAIANEARVDLPLDLFNEISVRTPHLCNMIPAGPHSLQELDLAGGIQAIIRELDKLGGIDTDIMTVTGCTVGKNIEHAAITNIDVIHPVTSPYHKEGGIAILHGNLATEGAVVKQSAVAPEMLKHSGPARVFNSEDEAYNAILNNKIRAGDVIVIRYEGPRGGPGMPEMLSPTAAVVGMGLDKDVALITDGRFSGGTKGAAIGHISPEAADGGTICLVEEGDIIEIDIPARKLDLLVAKEELDQRRSNWKPPEPRITQGYLARYARQVSSASRGAVVK; this is encoded by the coding sequence ATGCGCAGTGACCGAATGAAAAAAGGTTTGGAGCGAGCACCCCACAGGGCCCTGTTTAAGGCTATAGGCTATACTGACGAGGAACTCCGAAGGCCTTTAATAGGCGTAGCGAACTCCTTTAACGAAATTATCCCAGGCCATGTCCATCTGCGTCAGATCACGGACGCTGTCAAGGCGGGAATCCGGATGGCAGGAGGAACTCCTGTGGAATTCGGCGGAATCGGTGTCTGTGACGGTATCGCCATGAATCACCAGGGGATGCGATACTCTCTGGCCAGCAGGGAATTGATAGCTGACTCGGTCGAGCTGATGGCACAGGCCCACCCCTTTGACGGCCTTGCACTTGTAACGAACTGCGACAAAATAACTCCGGGTATGCTGATGGCAATGCTCAGGCTCAATATTCCTGCCATAGCCGTAACCGGTGGTCCTATGCTGACAGGAGACTGGAAAGGCCAAAAGGTCAACCTGATTTCCGTATTTGAGGGGATAGGTCAGGTAAAGGCAGGAAGCATGAGCGAGGCGGAACTCAAAGAAATCGAGAATGAATCTTGCCCTACATGCGGCTCGTGTTCCGGGATGTTCACGGCAAACTCAATGAACTGTCTTTCTGAGGCCCTGGGGCTGGCCCTTCCGGGAAGCGGTACTGTTCCGGCGATATCAGCCGCCAGGATTCGCCTCGCAAAAGAGGCCGGTGTCCAGGCGGTCCGGTTGGTGGAAATGGAGTTAAGGCCAAGGGATATAGCCACTCTGCCTGCCTTTAAAAATGCTATCGCTGTGGATATGGCACTTGGTTGTTCAACTAACACGGTACTTCACGTACCTGCAATCGCCAACGAGGCCCGGGTTGATCTGCCTCTGGACCTCTTTAATGAAATCAGCGTCAGGACGCCCCATCTTTGCAACATGATACCTGCAGGTCCGCACAGCCTTCAGGAGCTTGATCTGGCCGGAGGCATCCAGGCCATTATCAGGGAATTGGACAAGCTGGGGGGCATCGATACGGATATAATGACCGTTACCGGCTGCACAGTCGGAAAAAATATCGAGCACGCGGCAATAACCAATATCGATGTAATTCATCCTGTTACCAGCCCGTATCACAAAGAAGGCGGTATTGCCATACTTCACGGAAACCTCGCTACCGAAGGCGCTGTAGTCAAACAGTCCGCAGTGGCTCCGGAGATGCTTAAGCACAGCGGTCCGGCCAGGGTCTTTAACTCAGAGGACGAGGCATACAACGCTATTTTGAATAATAAAATCAGGGCTGGAGACGTAATAGTGATCCGCTATGAAGGGCCAAGAGGCGGACCGGGTATGCCGGAGATGCTCTCTCCTACGGCCGCTGTGGTCGGCATGGGGCTGGATAAAGACGTTGCCCTCATAACCGATGGCAGGTTCAGTGGGGGTACCAAAGGCGCAGCAATCGGTCATATATCACCCGAGGCTGCTGACGGAGGTACAATATGTCTGGTCGAAGAAGGCGACATTATAGAAATCGATATCCCGGCCAGAAAATTGGACCTCCTTGTCGCTAAAGAAGAACTGGATCAAAGGCGGAGCAACTGGAAGCCGCCGGAACCTCGAATCACACAGGGATACCTGGCACGATATGCAAGGCAGGTAAGCAGCGCCTCCAGGGGTGCAGTAGTGAAATAA
- a CDS encoding imidazoleglycerol-phosphate dehydratase HisB, translating into MSREAKINRTTKETDINLSLTVDGQGRASINTGVGFLDHMLTLLTVHGFFDLDIDAAGDLDVDAHHTTEDLGICLGKALTQALGDLSGIRRFGNASIPMEETLACVNLDICSRPYLVYKVEFLTSKVGNFDTELVEVFLRALAANSGMTLHVQVPYGKNSHHIAEAIFKALGRAIDKATQLDPRLRGPLSSKGALYF; encoded by the coding sequence ATGTCAAGAGAAGCAAAGATCAATAGAACTACAAAAGAAACTGACATAAATTTGAGTCTTACTGTAGACGGCCAGGGAAGAGCCTCCATAAACACGGGAGTAGGCTTTTTGGATCATATGCTGACACTTTTGACCGTACACGGCTTTTTTGATCTGGATATCGATGCCGCAGGAGATCTGGATGTCGATGCCCATCATACGACAGAGGATTTGGGGATATGCCTGGGAAAGGCTTTGACTCAGGCCTTAGGGGATTTGAGCGGTATAAGGCGTTTTGGAAATGCCTCCATACCTATGGAGGAGACCCTTGCCTGTGTAAACCTCGACATCTGCAGCAGGCCTTACTTGGTCTACAAGGTGGAATTCCTTACTTCCAAGGTAGGAAATTTTGATACAGAACTGGTTGAGGTATTCCTTCGCGCCCTGGCAGCAAATAGCGGCATGACCTTACACGTTCAGGTACCTTATGGAAAAAACAGCCATCATATTGCAGAGGCAATATTCAAGGCCTTGGGCAGGGCTATTGATAAAGCGACACAGTTAGATCCCAGATTAAGAGGCCCTCTATCCAGCAAAGGTGCACTATATTTTTGA
- a CDS encoding trehalose-6-phosphate synthase translates to MEGLGTRIVAVSNRLPIRLVNGPDGLEIKPGAGGLVTALAPIFRNKGGIWIGWSGGTDDADLAGLMEPASREAGYTLHPVPLSADEVGDYYYGFSNEVIWPLFHDLQTRCNFRPRYWYQYLNVNRKFAEITIKYSSDIDYIWVHDYHLMHMAKFLKEIGAERNTGFFLHIPFPPADIFMKLPWRAQILRALLEYELVGFQTLRDRRNFIQCLRHISSGIRISGRGPVVTVIAGDKRVRVGTFPISISYDAFARDAESKEVADMAWYLHEALPDRQVILGVDRLDYTKGIPERLEAFKDALSRFPELQGKVTLVQVVVPSREEVPEYQALKTELYRLVGEINGRFTQSGWVPIHYLYRSLDRYELLAYYRLAEIAIITPLKDGMNLVAKEYCACNLEENGVLILSEFAGAAAQLHRGAIMVNPYDVEGMSNAIHQAFHMDQAERHNRMHRLREIVRHRDIFWWVNNFLKAALAKDLRAFPAVEDYVLEIPLASH, encoded by the coding sequence GTGGAAGGGCTGGGTACCAGGATAGTAGCAGTTTCAAACCGTTTGCCTATCCGACTGGTTAATGGACCGGATGGATTAGAGATAAAGCCTGGTGCAGGTGGCCTTGTAACCGCCCTTGCTCCGATCTTCAGAAACAAGGGAGGGATCTGGATTGGGTGGTCCGGAGGGACTGATGACGCCGATCTTGCCGGGCTCATGGAACCAGCGTCCCGTGAGGCCGGATATACCCTCCATCCGGTACCGCTTTCAGCCGATGAGGTCGGCGACTATTACTACGGATTCTCCAATGAGGTCATCTGGCCCCTGTTCCATGATTTACAGACCCGCTGTAATTTCAGGCCCAGGTACTGGTACCAGTACCTCAACGTCAACCGTAAATTCGCTGAGATTACAATAAAATACAGCAGCGATATCGATTATATATGGGTCCATGACTACCATCTCATGCATATGGCCAAGTTCCTCAAGGAGATTGGTGCGGAGAGGAACACGGGCTTTTTTCTCCATATTCCATTTCCGCCTGCGGACATCTTCATGAAATTACCATGGAGGGCCCAGATCCTCAGGGCACTCCTTGAATATGAACTGGTCGGTTTTCAAACACTCAGGGACCGCAGGAATTTTATCCAGTGTCTCCGTCATATCAGCTCAGGTATCAGGATTTCGGGAAGGGGACCTGTTGTTACCGTTATTGCAGGAGATAAACGGGTCAGAGTAGGTACTTTCCCTATCAGTATCAGTTACGATGCATTTGCCAGGGATGCAGAATCTAAAGAGGTGGCCGATATGGCATGGTACCTCCACGAGGCCTTACCGGATCGCCAGGTAATACTGGGTGTGGATCGCCTTGATTATACCAAGGGGATACCGGAGAGGCTCGAGGCCTTTAAAGACGCGCTTTCCCGCTTTCCTGAACTTCAGGGAAAGGTCACCCTGGTCCAGGTCGTGGTCCCCAGCAGGGAAGAGGTCCCTGAATACCAGGCACTTAAGACAGAGCTATACCGTCTTGTTGGTGAAATAAATGGACGGTTTACCCAGTCAGGCTGGGTGCCGATACATTATCTCTACAGGAGCCTGGACCGCTACGAGCTCTTGGCCTATTATCGTCTGGCTGAAATCGCCATCATTACTCCCCTGAAAGACGGGATGAATCTGGTCGCAAAAGAATACTGCGCCTGTAATCTGGAGGAAAACGGCGTGCTGATTCTCAGCGAGTTTGCAGGTGCTGCAGCCCAACTGCACAGAGGGGCTATCATGGTCAATCCCTATGATGTCGAAGGGATGTCTAACGCCATTCATCAGGCATTTCACATGGATCAAGCGGAAAGACATAACAGGATGCACAGACTCAGGGAGATAGTGCGTCACAGGGACATTTTCTGGTGGGTAAATAATTTCTTAAAGGCGGCCCTTGCCAAGGACCTTCGAGCGTTTCCTGCCGTTGAAGATTATGTGCTTGAGATCCCACTTGCATCTCATTAG
- a CDS encoding glycosyl transferase family 1 → MKVVHINSTREGGGVAEILRKLVPMMEALGLDVIWEVLEGSPDFYQCTKGFHNAVQGSPTDISEALLETYETVNAENAERLRPVLEEADFVFIHDPQPAPFLNFCPNRRGKWIWRCHIDCSRPYRPVWKYLRKWVEGYDASVFSLAQFAQLLPHPQYLIAPSIDPLSEKNMDLPKEEIRSVFDRFGLKPDLPFILQVSRFDRFKDPLGVIEAFRYARKMVPLQLVLAGGGATDDPEGEKVLEEVRKAAEDEEDVHVLLLPPDAHRTVNALQRASDIVLQKSVKEGFGLTVTEAMWKGKPVIGGDTGGIRLQVIDHFTGFRVKSPEGAALRIRYLLHRMDRLEEMGIRARRLVLENFLLTRQLKEYLALMIGVLHGLEDRIEVV, encoded by the coding sequence ATGAAGGTTGTTCATATAAATTCCACCAGGGAGGGAGGAGGAGTGGCTGAGATCCTCAGAAAACTCGTCCCCATGATGGAGGCCCTTGGCCTTGATGTGATCTGGGAAGTATTGGAGGGCAGTCCTGATTTTTATCAATGCACCAAGGGGTTTCACAATGCCGTCCAGGGCTCTCCAACAGATATTTCAGAGGCCCTGCTGGAGACCTATGAGACCGTTAATGCAGAGAATGCGGAGAGACTCCGGCCCGTCCTTGAAGAGGCTGACTTTGTCTTTATACATGATCCTCAACCAGCGCCGTTCCTCAACTTCTGCCCCAACAGGCGCGGAAAGTGGATATGGAGGTGCCATATAGACTGCAGCCGTCCGTATCGCCCGGTATGGAAGTATTTAAGGAAGTGGGTAGAGGGCTATGACGCCAGCGTATTCTCCCTGGCGCAGTTTGCCCAGCTCCTGCCCCACCCCCAGTACCTGATCGCCCCCAGTATAGATCCCTTGAGCGAAAAAAACATGGACCTTCCCAAAGAAGAGATCAGGAGCGTCTTTGACCGCTTTGGCCTGAAGCCGGATTTACCCTTTATTTTGCAGGTTTCACGTTTTGACCGGTTTAAGGATCCCCTTGGCGTGATAGAGGCATTCAGATATGCCAGAAAGATGGTGCCTTTGCAATTGGTCCTGGCAGGCGGCGGTGCCACCGATGACCCTGAAGGCGAAAAGGTGCTTGAGGAGGTCAGAAAGGCTGCGGAAGACGAAGAAGATGTCCATGTACTGCTTCTTCCGCCGGATGCCCACAGGACTGTCAATGCCTTGCAGCGGGCCTCTGATATTGTGCTTCAGAAGTCCGTAAAGGAGGGCTTTGGGCTCACTGTTACAGAGGCAATGTGGAAAGGAAAACCAGTGATCGGAGGAGATACGGGTGGAATTCGTCTGCAGGTAATAGATCACTTTACCGGTTTTAGGGTAAAAAGCCCTGAAGGCGCTGCCCTGCGCATCCGTTATCTCCTGCACCGTATGGATAGGTTGGAGGAAATGGGCATCAGGGCAAGACGTCTTGTTCTTGAGAATTTCCTCCTGACACGGCAGTTGAAAGAATACCTTGCATTGATGATCGGCGTGCTTCACGGCCTTGAAGACCGGATAGAAGTGGTATAA
- a CDS encoding molecular chaperone — protein MFEVTPWRPFRELSNLRREMEDLWENIAGEREFLPMRGEWVPALDVSETKDSLIVKAEIPGMEPKDIDISISGDLLTIKGEKKQKTEEKKESFHRIETRYGAFSRTIRVPVAVNSDKIDASYDKGVLKIVLPKKEEIKAKQIEIKQG, from the coding sequence ATGTTTGAAGTCACACCATGGAGACCATTTCGTGAACTGAGCAATCTTAGAAGGGAGATGGAAGATCTTTGGGAAAATATTGCAGGTGAAAGGGAATTCCTGCCCATGAGAGGGGAATGGGTGCCTGCTTTAGATGTATCAGAGACAAAGGATTCCCTTATTGTAAAAGCGGAAATCCCGGGTATGGAACCAAAGGATATTGACATATCCATATCCGGCGATCTGCTGACAATAAAAGGGGAAAAGAAGCAAAAGACCGAGGAAAAGAAAGAGAGCTTCCATCGCATCGAGACACGCTACGGGGCCTTTTCCAGGACAATCAGAGTTCCTGTAGCAGTAAATTCTGACAAAATAGATGCATCCTACGATAAGGGTGTCTTAAAGATTGTCCTCCCCAAAAAGGAAGAGATAAAGGCAAAACAGATCGAAATCAAACAGGGTTAA
- a CDS encoding DUF2191 domain-containing protein produces MRTTLTIDDDLFRELRQKANDTGSSFKEIVNKVLRAGLKGFNKPKSFKPYKCKTYSLGYPPRADLDHALDLAGHLESEEIARKLSLRK; encoded by the coding sequence ATGAGAACAACGCTTACAATAGATGATGACCTTTTTCGTGAATTGCGACAAAAGGCCAATGATACCGGTTCTTCTTTTAAGGAGATAGTGAATAAGGTCCTTAGAGCAGGCCTGAAGGGTTTCAATAAACCGAAATCCTTCAAGCCCTATAAATGCAAAACGTATTCTCTCGGTTACCCTCCACGTGCAGATCTTGATCATGCCTTAGATCTTGCAGGGCACCTTGAGTCCGAAGAAATCGCCAGGAAGCTTTCACTTCGGAAATGA
- a CDS encoding pantetheine-phosphate adenylyltransferase encodes MQSPNPTSRIAVYPGTFDPVTNGHLDLIDRALKLFDRVVIAIGINPVKESLFTLEERLEMVRETMGTNGRVEITSFDGLLVDLAARYGACAILRGLRAVSDFDYELQRALMNRKLSRNIETVFLMTGFRWIYISSTIVKEAARFGGSLEGLVPPLVEERLRKAFR; translated from the coding sequence ATGCAATCACCAAATCCAACATCTCGCATAGCAGTATATCCGGGCACCTTTGATCCGGTGACCAACGGCCATTTGGATCTTATTGATCGGGCATTAAAGCTTTTTGACAGGGTAGTGATCGCCATAGGTATCAATCCTGTTAAAGAGAGCCTGTTTACCCTGGAAGAGCGTCTGGAGATGGTTCGTGAGACAATGGGAACAAACGGAAGAGTAGAGATAACCAGTTTTGATGGGCTCTTGGTGGATCTTGCCGCCAGGTATGGGGCCTGTGCCATACTGCGGGGATTAAGAGCCGTCTCGGATTTTGATTACGAGCTCCAGCGGGCCCTGATGAACCGCAAGCTGTCCCGCAATATAGAGACCGTATTCCTGATGACCGGGTTCCGCTGGATTTATATAAGCTCCACCATAGTCAAGGAGGCCGCCCGTTTCGGCGGCAGTCTTGAGGGGCTTGTCCCGCCATTGGTAGAAGAGCGTTTAAGAAAGGCGTTTAGGTAA
- the rsmD gene encoding 16S rRNA (guanine(966)-N(2))-methyltransferase RsmD, whose protein sequence is MRITGGQARGRRLIGPKGRCLRPTSDLVREALFQILAVRLKYPWESCSVLDLFAGTGALGIEALSRAAREVVFVDHHRSSLDLIRRNLSLCGFSERAKVVRADIRTGSKSLGLVLKHGPFNLIFADPPYSQGLGKKALEWVAETGALAPGGWMVAEESKGEKLPHKVISSRETEKKGHETRSSIQLMDRRIYGQTELWFYRSIQCNHQIQHLA, encoded by the coding sequence ATGCGAATCACCGGAGGACAGGCCCGGGGGCGGCGCTTGATAGGGCCCAAAGGCCGCTGTTTACGTCCTACATCAGATCTTGTACGTGAGGCGCTATTTCAGATCCTGGCCGTCCGCCTGAAATATCCCTGGGAATCGTGCAGTGTTCTCGATCTCTTTGCCGGTACCGGGGCATTGGGGATTGAAGCCCTTTCCAGGGCCGCAAGGGAGGTCGTCTTTGTAGATCACCACAGATCGTCCCTTGATCTCATCAGGCGAAACCTCAGTTTGTGCGGCTTCAGCGAGCGCGCGAAAGTTGTCCGGGCCGATATCAGGACCGGTTCGAAATCACTTGGTCTGGTTCTCAAACATGGGCCCTTTAATTTGATATTTGCCGATCCCCCATATTCCCAGGGCCTTGGTAAAAAGGCCCTGGAATGGGTAGCAGAGACTGGCGCCTTGGCCCCCGGGGGATGGATGGTTGCTGAAGAGTCTAAAGGAGAAAAGCTTCCTCACAAAGTTATATCCAGCCGTGAGACTGAGAAGAAAGGGCATGAAACAAGATCATCCATTCAACTGATGGACAGGCGGATATACGGCCAGACTGAGCTCTGGTTTTACAGGTCAATACAATGCAATCACCAAATCCAACATCTCGCATAG
- a CDS encoding ketose-bisphosphate aldolase, with amino-acid sequence MTEKAGHYSADFERALQVGRPPNVVRLFPNSKALLVSGKAIDRAMRTKGKAMTIAANGRNYLIIRGVLAAAQRANAAILIEIARSEGGANAYCAVNYWNIARQVDQVCNELGITIPVAIHADHYGIKKEEDVEPAKVEIPTLFEAGMTSIAIDASHLPDDKNLLANLQLAPFIPEWAGLETEVGEIKGKEGLSTVDEALFLIQGLNAHDIFPDWIALNNGSTHGIEASDLGIQVELTREIHEALAKYKVSGAQHGTSGNNSDRLREIASKTNTTKANVATALQMISWGLEVNDYGNAVTDEDGNFIKIAGEGVTEELWAEMTAYAQSKGLKGGNFKKLNLPFENKILGLSRDIRERMAGRVEDFVYNMLVNVFNAKDTAPLAIDAILTAGSYDLGPKTHRQEDPEDWTESKIIERAVTINQ; translated from the coding sequence ATGACGGAAAAAGCGGGTCACTATTCCGCGGATTTTGAGAGGGCACTGCAGGTAGGACGTCCGCCCAATGTAGTTAGGCTTTTCCCTAACTCAAAGGCCCTGCTGGTAAGCGGCAAGGCCATTGACAGGGCAATGCGGACCAAAGGCAAGGCCATGACTATTGCGGCTAACGGCAGAAATTATCTCATCATTCGCGGCGTTTTGGCCGCCGCTCAGAGGGCCAATGCAGCCATACTAATAGAGATAGCCAGGTCGGAAGGCGGTGCGAATGCCTATTGCGCGGTCAATTACTGGAACATAGCCAGGCAGGTGGATCAGGTCTGCAATGAGCTGGGAATCACTATACCGGTAGCAATTCATGCCGACCACTATGGCATCAAGAAAGAAGAAGATGTCGAACCGGCAAAGGTAGAGATCCCCACCCTGTTTGAAGCCGGCATGACCTCCATAGCAATTGATGCATCACACCTCCCCGATGACAAAAACCTCCTTGCAAATCTGCAACTTGCTCCCTTTATCCCCGAGTGGGCCGGGCTTGAGACCGAAGTGGGTGAAATCAAAGGAAAAGAAGGGCTTTCGACAGTTGATGAGGCCTTGTTCCTGATACAGGGTCTTAACGCCCATGATATCTTCCCTGACTGGATAGCCCTTAATAATGGCTCCACCCATGGTATTGAGGCAAGTGACTTGGGAATACAGGTAGAATTGACCAGAGAGATTCACGAGGCATTGGCCAAATACAAGGTCTCCGGGGCACAGCACGGCACGTCCGGCAATAACTCGGACAGACTGCGGGAGATCGCCTCAAAGACCAATACCACCAAGGCCAACGTAGCCACTGCCCTTCAGATGATCTCCTGGGGTCTTGAAGTGAACGATTACGGCAATGCCGTAACAGATGAAGACGGCAATTTCATCAAGATTGCAGGAGAAGGGGTGACAGAGGAACTGTGGGCGGAGATGACGGCCTATGCACAGTCCAAAGGTCTAAAGGGAGGGAATTTTAAGAAATTGAATCTTCCCTTTGAGAACAAGATACTTGGTCTATCCAGGGATATAAGGGAAAGGATGGCCGGACGTGTGGAAGATTTTGTCTATAACATGCTGGTTAATGTCTTTAATGCCAAGGATACCGCACCATTGGCAATAGATGCCATACTGACCGCAGGGTCCTATGACCTCGGTCCCAAGACTCATCGACAGGAGGATCCCGAAGACTGGACTGAGAGCAAGATCATTGAACGGGCCGTCACGATTAATCAATAG
- a CDS encoding aspartate-semialdehyde dehydrogenase: MAKTFNVAVAGATGAVGQTMIKVLEERDFPVGEIRFLASERSEGKELSFKAEKVRVRKLDHDSFDGVDIAIFSAGGDRSLTFAPSAAEAGAVVVDNSSAWRMDPEVPLVVPEVNPHAISGYKAKGIIANPNCSTIQMVVALKPLYDCARIKRVVVSTYQAVSGTGQKAIVELEDQVKSWAEGRTLEPKVYPHQIAFNCLPHIDVFMDNGYTREEMKMVNETRKIMEDPEIQVSATAVRVPVFYSHSEAVNVKFEQKISASKARELLTNAPGIKVIDDPFRNAYPLALEAEGQDLTLVGRIREDISQANGLDFWVVADNIRKGAATNAVQIAELLVEKYL, translated from the coding sequence ATGGCAAAGACTTTTAATGTGGCAGTAGCAGGTGCCACCGGTGCGGTCGGCCAGACCATGATAAAGGTTCTGGAGGAGCGGGATTTCCCTGTAGGAGAGATCCGTTTTTTGGCTTCCGAGCGTTCCGAGGGAAAGGAGCTCTCCTTCAAGGCGGAAAAGGTCCGGGTCCGGAAGCTTGATCACGATTCTTTTGACGGTGTGGATATAGCAATTTTTTCTGCCGGCGGAGACAGGAGCCTCACCTTTGCTCCTTCGGCTGCAGAGGCCGGCGCTGTAGTCGTGGACAACTCAAGCGCATGGCGTATGGATCCGGAGGTCCCTCTGGTAGTGCCGGAGGTAAATCCCCATGCCATCTCAGGCTATAAGGCAAAAGGCATTATAGCCAATCCCAACTGTTCCACCATCCAGATGGTTGTGGCCCTTAAGCCATTATACGACTGTGCCCGGATAAAACGCGTTGTCGTATCTACTTATCAGGCCGTATCGGGCACCGGGCAGAAGGCCATAGTTGAGCTTGAGGATCAGGTGAAGTCCTGGGCCGAAGGCAGGACTCTTGAGCCCAAGGTCTATCCGCACCAGATCGCCTTTAACTGCCTTCCACACATAGATGTCTTCATGGACAATGGCTATACCAGGGAAGAGATGAAGATGGTGAATGAGACCAGGAAGATCATGGAAGATCCCGAGATCCAGGTCTCTGCAACTGCCGTAAGGGTACCTGTATTCTACAGTCACTCCGAGGCGGTCAATGTGAAGTTCGAACAGAAGATCAGCGCATCCAAGGCAAGAGAACTCCTCACCAATGCACCCGGGATTAAGGTAATCGATGATCCTTTCAGGAATGCCTATCCACTCGCCCTGGAGGCTGAAGGACAGGATCTGACTCTTGTAGGCAGGATAAGAGAAGATATCTCCCAGGCAAATGGACTTGATTTCTGGGTGGTGGCTGACAATATCAGGAAAGGGGCGGCCACAAATGCCGTTCAGATAGCAGAGTTGCTGGTGGAGAAATATCTGTAA
- a CDS encoding 3-isopropylmalate dehydrogenase: MNTYKIAVIPGDGTGPEVVAEGVKVLKAASDRFGFNLDFTWYDYGGERYLRTGEVLPEGAVEDLKQNKAIYLGAIGHPDVKPGILEKGILLALRFALDQYINLRPVILYPGVDTPLKDKGPEDIDFVVVRENTEGLYTGAGGVLKKGTPDEVAVQESINTRKGAERCIRFAFEYCRRRNKAKKLTLCGKTNVLTYAFDLWERTFYDVGREYPDIATDYAHVDATCMWMVKNPEWFDVIVTDNMFGDIITDLGAMIQGGMGIAAGGNLNPEGVSMFEPIGGSAPKYTGKNVINPLAAICAAQMMLDYLGEIEAAKAVENAVRKVVSEDLKSLSAGRMGYSTTEVGDLVVEEGLMG; this comes from the coding sequence ATGAATACTTACAAAATTGCTGTTATTCCGGGAGACGGTACAGGCCCTGAGGTTGTGGCCGAAGGTGTAAAGGTCCTCAAGGCCGCATCTGATCGTTTTGGATTTAATCTCGATTTTACCTGGTATGATTACGGCGGAGAGAGATATCTGCGAACAGGAGAGGTCCTCCCGGAAGGGGCAGTGGAAGATCTCAAGCAAAACAAGGCCATTTATCTCGGGGCTATCGGTCATCCGGATGTAAAGCCGGGTATTCTGGAAAAAGGGATACTCCTTGCCCTGCGATTTGCACTGGACCAGTATATAAATCTTCGACCGGTTATCCTCTATCCCGGCGTGGATACACCCCTTAAGGATAAGGGGCCAGAGGATATAGATTTCGTAGTCGTCAGGGAAAATACGGAAGGCCTTTATACCGGAGCCGGTGGCGTGCTCAAGAAAGGCACTCCGGATGAGGTCGCTGTTCAGGAATCCATCAATACAAGAAAGGGTGCGGAGCGATGCATCCGCTTTGCCTTTGAGTACTGCAGGCGTCGTAATAAGGCAAAGAAGCTCACCCTCTGTGGAAAGACCAATGTGCTTACCTATGCCTTTGACCTGTGGGAACGTACGTTCTATGATGTAGGCAGGGAGTACCCTGATATTGCAACAGACTATGCCCATGTGGACGCTACCTGCATGTGGATGGTCAAAAACCCCGAATGGTTTGATGTAATAGTCACTGATAATATGTTCGGGGACATCATCACGGATCTTGGGGCCATGATACAGGGAGGCATGGGTATTGCCGCAGGAGGCAATCTCAATCCTGAGGGTGTCTCCATGTTTGAACCTATAGGCGGCTCGGCCCCCAAGTATACGGGTAAAAATGTCATTAATCCCCTGGCCGCCATCTGCGCCGCCCAGATGATGCTGGACTACCTGGGTGAGATTGAGGCCGCAAAGGCTGTTGAAAATGCAGTCAGGAAGGTGGTCAGCGAGGACCTGAAGAGCCTTTCAGCAGGCAGGATGGGCTATAGCACCACCGAAGTAGGGGATCTGGTGGTTGAGGAGGGATTAATGGGTTGA